Proteins encoded within one genomic window of Acinetobacter sp. WCHA55:
- a CDS encoding Na+/H+ antiporter subunit C, giving the protein MISLELLLASAIGLLTATGIYLILRARTFPVVLGLAMIGYAVNLFLFAMGRLQLNAPAVLTEASKATDPLPQALVLTAIVIGFATTAFIVQLALRSRYETGTDHVDSKEEIPQIDPREDEP; this is encoded by the coding sequence ATGATTAGTTTAGAACTGTTACTTGCCTCCGCTATTGGTTTGTTGACTGCCACAGGCATCTATCTGATTTTGCGTGCCCGTACCTTCCCTGTGGTACTTGGCTTGGCCATGATTGGTTATGCCGTCAATTTATTTTTATTTGCCATGGGGCGACTTCAACTGAATGCACCCGCAGTACTCACTGAAGCCAGCAAAGCCACTGATCCCTTACCACAAGCCTTGGTGTTAACTGCGATTGTGATTGGCTTTGCTACCACGGCTTTTATTGTACAACTGGCTTTACGCAGTCGTTATGAAACAGGAACCGACCACGTTGACTCTAAAGAAGAAATACCACAAATTGACCCACGTGAGGATGAGCCATAA
- a CDS encoding monovalent cation/H+ antiporter subunit D: MNDFIQFWTEHTPIFSILIPAITAFILVLLGNPGSGSLAQDWRQPWRRGISYTSGLLGLFTAVNYLIFASSGQISVYNLSEWAAPFGIVLVLDQLSALMLVLTYGLAVPVMWFASKEWDERGRYFHAMCHFLLMGLTGAFLTGDLFNLFVFFEILLMASYVLLLHGQGKARFQLGIHYVTINLLASALFLIGLGMIYGSVGSLNMADVARLMPVLEADQHRIAVAGGLLLFTVFGIKAAMLPVGFWLPKTYAVATTPVAALFTIMTKVGIYAILRVNGTVFDDAISREILQYILLPIGLITSVYGVIGAMGAERLRRFIGFMILSSVGTILIAISLFNTLAWAAALYYLVHSTIIAAAFYILSGWITSQRGEFKDHFKIAPQMKQHKVVALTYFTIALMMAGLPPFSGFLGKVFILQATAHSPYQLLIIVTVLVVSLLSIIAFTRVGFVIFWRATKPEDNPDEAAYIAYQALPEQAPKRNDKTIYLLLVGLMAYMVFAGPIQKYTYQTAEQIQNNALYEQTLLKTDEHGKTISVQPFDSENLPETKYGGERVDPNAHLIPYLISEETLEGEHISEYKKRQMQQQQQAEVNPDAESLQPMVEP, translated from the coding sequence ATGAATGACTTCATCCAATTTTGGACCGAACATACCCCAATTTTTAGTATTTTAATTCCTGCCATTACCGCCTTTATTTTGGTGTTATTGGGTAATCCGGGATCAGGCTCTTTAGCACAAGACTGGCGACAACCTTGGCGTCGAGGCATCAGTTATACCTCTGGCCTGTTGGGCTTATTTACTGCAGTTAACTATCTGATCTTTGCCAGTTCAGGGCAAATCAGTGTTTACAACCTCAGCGAATGGGCTGCGCCGTTTGGTATTGTTTTGGTCCTCGACCAACTGTCTGCCCTGATGCTGGTTTTAACCTATGGCTTAGCTGTTCCAGTAATGTGGTTTGCCAGTAAAGAATGGGATGAGCGTGGACGTTACTTTCATGCCATGTGCCATTTCCTCCTGATGGGTTTAACCGGTGCCTTCCTGACAGGCGACTTATTTAACCTGTTCGTATTCTTTGAAATTTTGTTGATGGCTTCCTATGTCTTGTTACTGCATGGTCAAGGCAAAGCGCGTTTTCAACTCGGCATTCACTATGTCACCATCAACCTGTTGGCGTCAGCTCTGTTTTTGATTGGGCTTGGCATGATTTACGGTAGCGTCGGCAGCCTCAATATGGCGGATGTTGCACGTTTGATGCCTGTATTAGAAGCCGATCAACATCGTATCGCGGTTGCAGGTGGGCTATTGTTGTTTACAGTCTTTGGCATTAAAGCAGCCATGCTACCTGTCGGATTTTGGTTACCCAAAACCTATGCGGTGGCAACGACGCCTGTGGCGGCTCTGTTTACTATCATGACCAAAGTCGGTATTTATGCCATTTTACGTGTTAATGGTACTGTATTTGACGATGCAATTAGCCGTGAAATTCTGCAATACATTTTATTACCGATAGGTTTAATTACCTCAGTCTATGGCGTAATAGGTGCAATGGGTGCAGAACGCTTACGTCGTTTTATTGGCTTTATGATTTTGTCTTCTGTGGGCACGATTTTAATCGCCATTTCCCTATTCAATACTTTGGCATGGGCAGCGGCACTGTATTATTTGGTACACAGCACCATTATTGCGGCAGCTTTCTATATTTTAAGTGGTTGGATTACCTCTCAACGTGGTGAGTTTAAAGACCATTTTAAAATTGCGCCGCAAATGAAACAGCATAAGGTGGTGGCCTTAACCTATTTCACCATTGCTTTAATGATGGCTGGTTTACCACCCTTTAGTGGTTTCTTAGGCAAAGTATTTATTCTCCAAGCCACCGCACACTCACCGTATCAATTACTGATTATTGTGACCGTTTTAGTGGTGAGCTTATTGAGTATTATTGCGTTTACACGAGTCGGTTTCGTGATTTTTTGGCGCGCAACCAAACCTGAGGACAATCCTGATGAAGCTGCTTATATCGCGTACCAAGCCTTACCCGAACAAGCACCGAAGCGTAATGACAAAACCATTTATCTACTGTTGGTCGGTTTAATGGCTTATATGGTCTTTGCAGGTCCGATTCAAAAGTACACATACCAAACGGCTGAACAAATCCAAAATAATGCGCTTTATGAACAGACTTTGCTCAAAACTGATGAGCATGGAAAAACCATTAGCGTACAACCTTTCGACAGTGAAAATTTACCTGAAACCAAATATGGTGGCGAACGCGTAGATCCGAATGCACATTTGATTCCATATTTAATTTCAGAAGAAACACTGGAAGGCGAGCATATTTCTGAATACAAAAAACGCCAGATGCAACAGCAACAACAGGCTGAAGTAAATCCCGATGCTGAAAGCCTACAACCGATGGTGGAGCCTTAA
- a CDS encoding Na+/H+ antiporter subunit E, translating into MKKTPFLERWLPHPFVSVIVALSWVMLAHSVEAASLVMAFLLAIFIPRLIRPFIAYTPNIEWKAAVKLFFVVLYDIVVSNIQVAKLVLGPIDRLQPKWFRVPLETQHEEVNTLLAMIITTTPGTVSAGIDQDRGDILVHALSTDDENAEIENIKARYEKPLMQIFGVEAGDKA; encoded by the coding sequence ATGAAAAAAACTCCGTTTTTGGAACGTTGGTTACCCCACCCTTTTGTCTCGGTGATTGTTGCGCTGAGCTGGGTGATGTTGGCACATAGTGTCGAGGCAGCCAGCTTAGTGATGGCATTTTTACTGGCCATTTTTATTCCGCGTCTGATCAGACCATTCATTGCTTACACCCCAAATATTGAATGGAAAGCAGCGGTAAAACTATTTTTTGTGGTGTTATACGACATTGTGGTGTCGAATATTCAAGTCGCTAAATTGGTCCTTGGCCCAATTGATCGTCTACAACCCAAGTGGTTTCGCGTTCCACTGGAAACACAACATGAGGAAGTAAACACCTTATTGGCGATGATTATTACCACCACACCAGGCACAGTTTCCGCAGGCATCGATCAAGATCGTGGGGATATTTTAGTTCACGCCCTCAGCACCGATGATGAAAATGCCGAGATTGAAAATATCAAAGCGCGTTATGAAAAACCGTTGATGCAAATTTTTGGTGTCGAAGCAGGAGACAAAGCATGA
- a CDS encoding monovalent cation/H+ antiporter subunit F — MTILPYALGICLIAITISMLLCLIRLIIGPSIVDRLLALDTLFLNAICLIIILGIYWASTSLFEGALLVAMLGFVSTAALARYFTSGHVID; from the coding sequence ATGACCATTTTGCCTTATGCCCTCGGGATTTGTTTAATTGCCATCACCATTTCAATGTTGCTGTGCTTAATTCGCTTAATCATCGGTCCGTCAATTGTGGACCGCCTCTTAGCACTCGATACACTCTTTTTAAATGCAATCTGCCTCATTATTATTTTAGGCATTTACTGGGCCAGCACTTCATTATTTGAAGGTGCTCTTTTGGTTGCGATGCTCGGCTTTGTCTCTACAGCCGCTTTAGCACGTTACTTCACCTCAGGTCATGTGATTGACTAG
- a CDS encoding Na+/H+ antiporter subunit G, producing MQLTMEILVSIFLMIGTFFMLVGGIGMVRLPDLFMRLHAPTKSSTLGLGSFLIAAMIYSAFQGRFGFAELLLTLFAFLTAPVSANLMAQAALHLRLRSLSGDVPEALNRPLPWQRTRRRAFSNKHEDTEHRL from the coding sequence ATGCAACTTACGATGGAAATTTTAGTCTCAATTTTTCTCATGATCGGCACTTTCTTCATGCTGGTCGGAGGGATTGGAATGGTGCGCCTGCCCGATTTATTCATGCGTCTGCATGCCCCAACCAAATCAAGCACCTTAGGCTTAGGGAGCTTCTTGATCGCGGCAATGATCTATTCTGCATTTCAAGGACGCTTTGGTTTTGCCGAACTGTTATTAACGCTGTTTGCCTTTTTAACCGCACCTGTATCGGCAAATTTGATGGCACAAGCGGCGCTACATTTACGCTTACGCTCACTGAGTGGTGACGTTCCAGAAGCACTCAACCGACCACTGCCTTGGCAACGTACCCGCCGCAGAGCTTTTAGCAATAAGCATGAAGACACTGAACATCGTCTTTAA
- a CDS encoding ribosome-binding factor A encodes MAGSQRLKRMADTVQRELSELIRQELKDPRLGGLVTISAVKVSPDLGYAEVYVTVMGRELGDEQSETANKETLDVLNKASGFLRHELGRRIKTRITPRLRFHYDKTNAYGNYMFGLIAEAVKDLPADEANKDDE; translated from the coding sequence ATGGCGGGTAGTCAACGTCTTAAACGCATGGCGGATACAGTGCAACGTGAGTTGTCTGAACTGATTCGTCAAGAGTTGAAAGATCCACGCTTAGGTGGTCTCGTGACCATCTCTGCGGTGAAGGTTAGTCCAGACTTAGGTTATGCTGAAGTATATGTGACTGTGATGGGCCGTGAGCTTGGCGATGAGCAAAGTGAAACAGCCAATAAAGAAACGCTAGATGTGCTGAACAAAGCATCTGGTTTCTTGCGTCACGAACTCGGCCGTCGTATTAAGACACGTATTACACCGCGTTTGCGTTTCCATTACGATAAAACCAATGCATATGGTAACTATATGTTTGGCCTGATTGCTGAAGCAGTGAAGGATTTGCCTGCTGACGAAGCAAACAAAGATGATGAATAA
- the infB gene encoding translation initiation factor IF-2 encodes MTDKTIQELALSVNRPVEKLLEQVRDAGLPQRKSDDIISTEQQDALVHHLKKIHGQDDGQAGKITLKRKTTSTAKVASTSGKAKTINVEVRKKHTFTKPDPEQIKAEALAKAQAEQQARANVQAMVEPKAEAPVVNKAAANFEAMRAAAKQETTKQEVAKAAVVVKRKSNNKPVVKAQVKVVETPEQKKAREAQAAQLKATEEAARRKAAEEAQQRTLEQMRQMASKYSNEDATATIRVVDDSPLAAGLVGQAYEDSFAKEDRDIKRGTNTPATRAPKKGGRRGEEQSFRDNSHKRGLKTSSANKHGFEKPVKKQVYDVEIGSTIVVADLAAKMAVKVREVIKSLMKMGELVTQNQAIDQEIAALIVEEMGHNPVLVSDTQAEDNLLEAAEEARGAQTTRPPVVTIMGHVDHGKTSLLDRIRRSKVAAGEAGGITQHIGAYHVTTDKGIITFLDTPGHAAFTAMRSRGAKSTDIVVLVVAADDGVMPQTAEAIDHARAAGTPIIVAINKMDKESADPDRVLNELTVKEIVPEQWGGDVPVAMVSAHTGQGIDELLDIISIQAELLELKASEEGAAQGVVIEARVDNSRGAVTSILVQNGTLKVGDLVLAGASYGRVRAMTDENGKRIQSAGPSIPVEILGLPEAPMAGDEVLVVNDEKKAREVADARMDRERQKRLERQSAMRLENIMASMGKKDVPIVNVVLKTDVRGTLEALHVALADLATDEVKVRVIGSGVGAITESDVTLAESSEAVLLGFNVRADNAARQKADADGIDIRYYSIIYQLIDDVKAAMSGKLAPEHRETILGVAEVREVFHSSKFGAAAGCMVLEGVLHRNKPIRVLRDDVVVFQGELESLRRYKEVVEEVRAGMECGLAVKGYKDIKEKDKIEVYDVQLIKRSL; translated from the coding sequence ATGACGGATAAGACGATACAAGAGTTAGCTCTCAGTGTGAACCGCCCTGTTGAGAAGCTCCTAGAGCAGGTTCGTGATGCTGGTTTACCACAGCGTAAATCGGACGATATAATCTCTACTGAACAACAAGATGCCCTCGTGCACCATTTGAAGAAAATTCATGGTCAAGACGATGGTCAGGCAGGAAAAATCACGTTGAAACGTAAAACGACCAGTACCGCTAAAGTGGCGAGTACATCAGGTAAGGCAAAAACGATTAATGTAGAAGTTCGCAAGAAACATACATTTACCAAGCCAGATCCAGAACAAATTAAAGCGGAAGCTTTGGCAAAAGCGCAAGCGGAGCAACAAGCTCGTGCGAACGTTCAAGCTATGGTTGAACCTAAAGCTGAAGCTCCAGTAGTAAATAAAGCGGCTGCAAACTTTGAAGCGATGCGCGCTGCTGCAAAGCAAGAAACGACGAAGCAAGAAGTAGCAAAAGCTGCGGTAGTTGTGAAGCGTAAATCAAACAATAAGCCTGTGGTTAAAGCACAAGTTAAAGTTGTTGAAACACCTGAACAGAAAAAAGCACGTGAAGCCCAAGCTGCTCAACTCAAAGCGACTGAAGAAGCAGCACGTCGTAAGGCAGCTGAAGAAGCACAGCAACGTACACTTGAACAAATGCGTCAAATGGCATCTAAGTATTCAAACGAAGATGCAACTGCGACCATTCGAGTAGTGGATGATTCTCCACTTGCTGCGGGTCTGGTTGGCCAAGCATATGAAGACTCATTTGCAAAAGAAGACCGCGATATCAAACGTGGTACCAATACGCCAGCTACACGTGCACCGAAGAAAGGTGGTCGTCGTGGTGAAGAGCAATCTTTCCGTGATAACTCGCATAAACGTGGTTTGAAAACAAGCTCTGCAAACAAGCATGGTTTTGAAAAACCTGTTAAAAAGCAAGTGTATGATGTTGAAATTGGTTCAACCATCGTGGTTGCTGACTTGGCTGCGAAAATGGCAGTTAAGGTACGTGAAGTAATTAAGTCACTCATGAAAATGGGTGAGCTTGTAACTCAGAACCAAGCGATTGATCAAGAAATTGCGGCATTAATCGTAGAAGAAATGGGCCATAACCCAGTTCTTGTATCGGATACACAAGCAGAAGATAACTTACTCGAAGCAGCAGAAGAAGCACGTGGCGCTCAAACGACTCGTCCTCCTGTTGTGACCATCATGGGTCACGTTGACCATGGTAAGACATCGTTACTTGACCGCATTCGTCGTTCAAAAGTGGCAGCTGGTGAAGCGGGTGGTATCACTCAGCACATCGGTGCGTACCATGTTACGACGGATAAAGGCATTATCACATTCTTAGATACTCCGGGACACGCAGCATTTACTGCAATGCGTTCACGTGGTGCGAAATCGACAGACATCGTGGTATTGGTTGTTGCAGCGGATGATGGTGTAATGCCACAAACAGCTGAAGCAATTGATCACGCACGTGCTGCAGGTACGCCAATTATTGTTGCAATCAACAAGATGGATAAAGAGTCTGCTGATCCAGACCGTGTATTGAATGAATTGACTGTGAAAGAAATCGTGCCTGAACAATGGGGCGGTGATGTTCCAGTTGCAATGGTTTCAGCACATACAGGTCAAGGCATTGATGAGCTTCTCGATATTATTTCAATCCAAGCTGAATTGCTTGAGTTGAAAGCATCTGAAGAAGGTGCTGCTCAAGGTGTCGTGATTGAAGCACGTGTAGACAATAGCCGTGGTGCGGTAACGTCTATCCTTGTTCAAAACGGTACATTGAAAGTAGGTGACCTGGTTCTTGCGGGTGCATCTTATGGTCGCGTACGTGCGATGACCGATGAAAATGGTAAACGTATCCAATCTGCAGGCCCTTCAATTCCAGTTGAAATTTTAGGTTTACCTGAAGCGCCAATGGCGGGTGATGAAGTTCTGGTTGTGAATGACGAGAAAAAAGCACGTGAAGTTGCCGATGCACGTATGGATCGTGAACGTCAAAAACGTCTTGAGCGTCAAAGCGCAATGCGTCTTGAAAATATCATGGCGTCTATGGGCAAGAAAGATGTGCCTATCGTCAATGTGGTATTGAAAACTGATGTACGTGGTACATTGGAAGCATTACACGTTGCTCTTGCTGACCTTGCAACAGACGAAGTTAAAGTCCGTGTTATTGGCTCAGGTGTTGGTGCGATCACTGAATCTGACGTAACACTAGCTGAATCTTCTGAAGCAGTACTTCTTGGCTTTAACGTACGTGCGGATAACGCAGCTCGTCAAAAAGCGGATGCTGACGGCATCGACATTCGTTACTACTCAATTATCTATCAATTGATTGATGATGTGAAAGCAGCGATGAGCGGTAAACTTGCACCAGAACACCGTGAAACAATTCTGGGTGTAGCTGAAGTACGTGAAGTGTTCCACTCAAGTAAGTTTGGTGCTGCAGCAGGCTGTATGGTACTTGAAGGTGTATTACACCGTAATAAACCAATTCGTGTCCTTCGTGATGACGTGGTTGTGTTCCAAGGTGAGCTTGAGTCACTTCGTCGCTATAAAGAAGTGGTTGAAGAAGTTCGCGCAGGTATGGAATGTGGTCTTGCGGTGAAAGGTTATAAAGACATCAAAGAAAAAGACAAGATCGAAGTCTATGATGTTCAATTGATCAAACGGAGTCTTTAA
- the nusA gene encoding transcription termination factor NusA, translating to MAREILTVVETVSNEKGVPREAIFEALEQALVAATKKKFYEGTNSEEAQLRVEIDRKTGEYSTFRQWEVVADEDHEMPACQDAISDVDPAQWSIGDIRELEVPSIDFGRIAAQIAKQVIVQKIREAERALIADAYESKVGELIYGEVKKQTKDGFIIDLGDNAEAYLAREEMIAKEILRPKQRVNAILFNVNREGRGAQLQLSRAKPEMLIALMKKEIPEISEEIIEIKAAARQPGVRAKIAVKTNDHRIDPVGACIGMRGTRIQAVQQELNGERIDVVVWSDDPAQYIASALEPADVSGIVIDEEERTADIIFATSDQLARAIGSQGQNVRLASELTGYKLNMMLEDEYHARQQNEAQQYLDLFVSRLDIEEDLAMALVEMGFTSLEEIAYVPAETFDEIELDAEVVELLQSRAKEVTLADALQQQENIQDPSAELVAMEGMTQEIAYALAARGVITVDDLADQATDDIADIEGLGTEKAGQLIMKARESWFN from the coding sequence ATGGCACGTGAAATTCTTACCGTAGTTGAAACGGTTAGTAATGAAAAAGGTGTACCTCGTGAAGCGATTTTCGAAGCCTTAGAACAAGCGCTTGTTGCTGCGACTAAAAAGAAATTTTACGAAGGAACAAACTCTGAAGAAGCTCAGCTTCGTGTAGAGATTGATCGTAAAACGGGCGAATACAGCACTTTCCGCCAATGGGAAGTGGTTGCAGATGAAGATCATGAAATGCCAGCATGTCAAGATGCGATTTCTGATGTTGATCCTGCACAATGGTCGATTGGTGATATTCGTGAGCTTGAAGTGCCTTCAATTGACTTCGGTCGTATTGCGGCGCAAATTGCAAAACAAGTCATTGTTCAAAAGATTCGCGAAGCTGAACGTGCGCTGATTGCAGATGCCTACGAGTCTAAAGTGGGTGAGTTGATCTACGGTGAAGTGAAAAAGCAAACCAAAGATGGCTTTATCATTGACTTAGGTGACAATGCTGAAGCATATCTTGCACGTGAAGAAATGATTGCAAAAGAAATTTTGCGTCCGAAACAACGTGTAAATGCGATTTTGTTTAATGTGAACCGTGAAGGTCGTGGTGCACAATTACAATTGTCACGTGCCAAGCCTGAAATGCTCATCGCTTTGATGAAGAAAGAAATTCCTGAAATTTCTGAAGAAATTATTGAGATTAAAGCGGCAGCGCGTCAACCTGGTGTTCGTGCTAAAATTGCTGTGAAAACCAATGATCATCGTATTGATCCAGTGGGTGCATGTATTGGTATGCGTGGTACACGTATCCAAGCAGTTCAGCAAGAATTGAACGGTGAGCGTATTGATGTTGTTGTATGGTCTGATGATCCTGCGCAGTACATTGCGAGTGCTTTAGAGCCGGCAGATGTATCGGGTATTGTGATTGATGAAGAAGAGCGTACAGCGGACATTATTTTCGCAACTAGCGATCAATTAGCGCGTGCGATTGGTTCACAAGGTCAAAACGTACGTTTAGCTTCTGAACTTACAGGCTACAAACTCAACATGATGCTTGAAGATGAGTATCATGCTCGTCAGCAAAATGAAGCACAACAATACTTAGACCTATTTGTATCGCGTCTAGATATTGAAGAAGATTTGGCAATGGCATTGGTTGAAATGGGCTTTACTTCTTTAGAAGAGATTGCTTATGTTCCAGCTGAAACATTTGACGAAATCGAGCTAGATGCTGAAGTTGTTGAATTACTTCAAAGTCGTGCCAAAGAAGTTACATTGGCTGATGCATTACAGCAGCAAGAAAACATCCAAGATCCAAGCGCGGAACTCGTTGCAATGGAAGGGATGACACAAGAGATTGCATATGCACTCGCAGCACGTGGTGTTATCACAGTTGATGACTTGGCTGACCAAGCGACTGACGATATTGCTGATATTGAAGGTCTGGGTACAGAGAAAGCGGGTCAACTTATTATGAAAGCGCGCGAATCATGGTTTAACTAG
- the rimP gene encoding ribosome maturation factor RimP produces the protein MKLSNKTQALQDLIAPAVQACGVDLWGIEFLPQGKRSLLRIYIDKAVDENAEPIINEDGEEEQGRGIGVQDCVRVTQQVGAMMDVHDPISGEYALEVSSPGWDRPFFQLEQLPAYIGQQIAFRLISAVDNRRKFQAKLVAVDLEAEMIQVEVEKQQVLEIDSNNIDKANLVYQD, from the coding sequence ATGAAGCTATCAAATAAAACTCAAGCACTCCAAGACTTAATTGCTCCTGCAGTGCAAGCCTGTGGTGTTGATCTTTGGGGAATTGAATTCCTTCCTCAAGGAAAACGTTCTTTATTGCGCATTTATATCGACAAAGCTGTCGACGAAAATGCAGAACCTATCATCAATGAAGATGGTGAAGAAGAGCAGGGGCGTGGCATCGGCGTACAAGACTGTGTACGCGTGACTCAGCAAGTCGGCGCAATGATGGATGTCCATGATCCAATTTCAGGTGAATATGCACTTGAAGTGTCATCTCCGGGTTGGGATCGTCCATTTTTCCAACTTGAACAATTACCTGCATATATTGGTCAACAGATCGCTTTTCGTTTGATCAGTGCGGTCGATAACCGTCGTAAATTCCAAGCTAAATTGGTTGCTGTAGATCTTGAAGCTGAAATGATTCAAGTCGAAGTGGAAAAGCAACAGGTGCTTGAAATCGATAGTAATAATATTGATAAAGCTAATTTGGTCTATCAAGATTAA
- the secG gene encoding preprotein translocase subunit SecG, with amino-acid sequence MQTFVLVVHIILAVLMIVLILVQHGKGADAGASFGGGGAATVFGASGSGNFLTRLTAVLTALFFITSLSLAVFAKKQTTDAYSLKSVQTTSSAPAQSTETSPAAPKTSE; translated from the coding sequence ATGCAAACTTTTGTGCTGGTAGTACATATTATCTTAGCTGTGTTGATGATCGTGCTGATTTTGGTCCAGCATGGTAAAGGTGCAGATGCTGGTGCTTCGTTTGGTGGTGGCGGTGCTGCAACTGTATTTGGTGCATCAGGTTCAGGTAATTTCTTGACCCGATTGACTGCGGTCTTGACGGCCTTGTTTTTTATCACCAGTTTGTCGTTGGCTGTGTTTGCCAAAAAGCAAACCACAGATGCCTATAGCTTAAAGTCAGTGCAAACGACAAGTTCTGCACCTGCACAATCGACTGAAACTTCGCCAGCTGCACCTAAAACAAGCGAATAA
- the tpiA gene encoding triose-phosphate isomerase, translated as MSGSTIKPWVVGNWKMNPMQADAKQLLQEFKQLLQENEIAEEKCNIGLAPVTLALTSMQAELANAVRSVFTVAQDVSRFGNMGAYTGEVSAELLKDSQIEYVLIGHSERREYFAESAAILNAKAQNALNAGLKVIYCVGESLEQRESGQAEVVVLQQICDLASVVTAEQWPHIVIAYEPIWAIGTGKTASPEDAQTMHAKIREGLTQITSHGAKMAILYGGSVKAENAVELATCPDINGALVGGASLNATSFYKIVEAFANTK; from the coding sequence ATGTCGGGTTCGACGATTAAGCCATGGGTTGTCGGCAATTGGAAGATGAACCCAATGCAGGCAGATGCCAAGCAATTGCTTCAAGAATTTAAACAGCTCTTGCAAGAGAATGAAATAGCAGAAGAAAAATGTAATATTGGGCTTGCGCCTGTGACGCTGGCTTTGACTTCAATGCAGGCTGAATTGGCGAATGCTGTACGTTCAGTTTTTACTGTGGCGCAAGATGTTTCGCGTTTTGGCAACATGGGTGCATATACGGGTGAGGTGAGCGCAGAGCTGCTCAAAGATAGTCAAATTGAATATGTTTTGATTGGTCACTCAGAACGTCGAGAATATTTTGCTGAAAGCGCAGCAATTTTAAATGCGAAAGCTCAAAATGCCTTAAATGCGGGTTTAAAAGTCATTTACTGTGTCGGTGAAAGCTTAGAACAGCGTGAATCTGGTCAGGCAGAAGTAGTCGTTTTACAACAAATTTGCGACTTGGCCAGTGTGGTAACGGCAGAGCAGTGGCCTCATATTGTGATTGCCTACGAGCCAATTTGGGCCATTGGTACAGGAAAAACTGCTTCACCAGAAGATGCGCAAACCATGCATGCTAAAATCCGTGAAGGCCTCACGCAAATTACCAGTCATGGCGCGAAAATGGCCATTTTATATGGTGGTAGTGTAAAAGCTGAAAATGCAGTAGAGTTAGCGACCTGTCCAGATATCAATGGTGCACTCGTCGGTGGGGCATCTTTAAATGCAACGTCGTTTTATAAAATTGTCGAAGCATTTGCAAATACAAAATAA